Proteins from a genomic interval of Trifolium pratense cultivar HEN17-A07 linkage group LG6, ARS_RC_1.1, whole genome shotgun sequence:
- the LOC123891843 gene encoding uncharacterized protein LOC123891843 — translation MPTTLAWLKSCYFSLLETRQAEYVEENVLEVIKRLWKTDVPSKINVFGWRLLLNKLPTRTALNRRGILTNSHDLPCVCCFKQLEDSAHLFFSCSFSKEVWSNVLNWLGKTLPLGAEGWYHFILFGDQFNVKDKGRVRYLVWLATTWNIWKLRNLVIFKGVIPDALSVVDAIKLFSWVWFTNPYGRKACYPFSSWCLDSLSCIQNS, via the coding sequence ATGCCAACAACACTGGCATGGCTAAAGTCTTGTTATTTTAGTCTTCTAGAGACAAGGCAGGCGGAGTATGTCGAAGAAAATGTTCTAGAAGTCATCAAAAGGTTATGGAAAACGGATGTTCCTtccaaaattaatgtttttggctGGCGGCTTTTGCTAAACAAACTTCCAACAAGGACGGCTCTTAACCGTAGAGGTATTCTGACTAATTCTCATGATTTACCGTGTGTTTGTTGTTTCAAGCAACTTGAGGATAGCGCACACCTATTTTTTTCATGTTCCTTTAGTAAGGAAGTTTGGAGCAATGTTCTTAATTGGTTAGGGAAGACTTTACCATTGGGAGCTGAAGGATGGTATCATTTTATTCTATTTGGTGATCAGTTTAATGTGAAAGACAAAGGACGCGTCCGTTATTTGGTTTGGTTGGCAACCACTTGGAACATATGGAAGCTCCGTAATCTAGTTATTTTCAAAGGAGTAATTCCGGATGCATTGTCGGTTGTGGAtgcaatcaaacttttttctTGGGTGTGGTTTACTAATCCTTATGGTCGTAAAGCTTGTTATCCATTTTCTAGTTGGTGTTTAGATTCTTTATCTTGTATTCAAAACtcatga
- the LOC123888401 gene encoding guanine nucleotide exchange factor subunit RIC1-like, protein MYMTYGWPQVIPLEQGLCPSEQKIVYFKLINRFLLIVSPTHFELWSSSQHRVRLGKYKRDSDSLQREGENLQAVWSPDAKLIAILTSSSYLHIFKVQFLDKKIHIGGKQPSALCLATISLLLTEQVPFATKDLSVSNIVSDNRHMLLGLSDGTLYSMSWKGEFYGAFQFDPHPPDSFDDSHLPHSLENGLSPKGLPKVPMSNHIFPRNSEIKQLELCLPLRLLFVLYSDGQLVSCSISKKGLKQVDGIKAEKRLACGDAVCASVALEQEILAVGTRRGIVELYDLAESTVLIRSVSLYDWGYSMEDTGPVSCIAWTPDNSAFAVGWKLRGLTVWSVSGCRLMSTIRQIGLSSVSSPIAKPNHDCKYEPLMGGTSLMQWDEHGYRLYAIEERSSERILSFSFGKCCLSRGVSSTAFIRQVIYGEDRLLIVQSEEIDELKMLHLKLPVSYISQNWPVQHVAASQDGMYLAVAGLHGLILYDIRLKRWRVFGDVTQEQKIQCKGLLWLGKIVVVCNYIDSSNTYELLFYPRYHLDQSSLLCRKSLLAKPIVMDVYQDYILVTYRPFDVHIFHVKLFGELTPAGNPDLQLSAVRELSIMTAKSHPAAMRFIPDQLPREPISKNYISSSSDSLTGEPARCLILRSNGELSLLDLDDGRERNLTDSVELFWVTCGQSEDKTNLIEEVSWLDYGHRGMQVWYPSPGPNSFKQEDFLQLDPELEFDREVYPLGLLPNAGVVVGVSQRMSFPSSAEFPCFEPSPQAQTILHCLLRHLLQRDKIEEALRLAELSAEKPHFSHCLEWLLFTVFEADISRPNVNKNQTSVLKPSKTLLEKTCDLIRNFPEYLDVVVSVARKTDGRHWADLFSAAGRSTELFEECFQRRWYRTAACYILVIAKLEGPAVSQYCALRLLQATLVDSLYELAGELVRFLLRSGREYDQASADSDNSDKMSPRFLGYFLFRSTERKQALDKSASFKEQSAHVTSVKNILENHASYLMAGKELSKLVAFVKGTQFDLVEYLQRERNGSARLENFAAGLELISQKLQMETLQSRLDADFLLAHMCSVKFKEWIVVLATLLRRSEVLFDLFRHDFRLWKAYSSTLQSHPAFIEYQDLLEDLEEKLSSVANEEEK, encoded by the exons atgtatatGACATATGGATGGCCTCAGGTCATCCCTTTAGAGCAAGGACTGTGTCCTTCTGAACAGAAGATTGTTTATTTCAAACTCATCAATCGTTTCTTGTTAATTGTTTCCCCCACTCACTTTGAACTATGGAGCTCTTCCCAG CATAGAGTGAGATTGGGGAAGTACAAGAGGGATTCAGATTCATTGCAGAGAGAAGGAGAAAACTTGCAGGCTGTGTGGAGTCCTGATGCTAAATTAATTGCTATTCTT ACATCTTCTTCGTATCTTCACATTTTCAAGGTCCAATTCTTGgacaaaaaaatacacattggTGGGAAACAACCTTCAGCGTTGTGCCTAGCTACTATATCTCTTCTTCTCACTGAGCAAGTTCCTTTCGCAACAAAGGATTTGTCAGT GAGCAATATTGTTAGTGATAACAGGCACATGCTGCTTGGACTTTCCGATGGAACTTTGTACAGTATGTCTTGGAAGGGGGAG TTTTATGGAGCTTTTCAATTTGATCCACATCCTCCTGATAGCTTTGACGATTCTCATTTACCACATTCTTTAGAGAATGGTCTTTCTCCTAAAGGCCTCCCAAAAGTTCCTATGTCCAATCACATATTTCCCAGAAATTCTGAAATCAAACAGCTGGAACTTTGCCTTCCATTGAGGTTGCTATTTGTCTTGTATTCTGATGGGCAACTTGTCTCATGTTCCATAAGTAAGAAAGGTTTAAAGCAAGTTGACGGTATTAAAGCAGAAAAGAGGTTGGCTTGTGGGGATGCTGTATGTGCTTCGGTAGCTCTTGAGCAGGAAATTCTTGCTGTTGGTACCAGAAGAGGAATAGTGGAGTTGTATGATTTGGCCGAATCAACAGTGCTTATACGCTCGGTTTCTTTGTATGACTGGGG ATATTCAATGGAAGACACTGGCCCTGTTAGTTGCATTGCATGGACACCTGATAATTCTGCTTTTGCAGTTGGGTGGAAATTAAGGGGGCTTACAGTTTGGTCTGTTTCTGGGTGTCGTTTGATGTCAACAATCCGACAAATAGGTTTAAGTTCTGTATCTTCTCCAATTGCTAAGCCAAACCACGATTGTAAGTATGAGCCATTGATGGGTGGTACCTCACTGATGCAGTGGGATGAACACGGATATCGACTTTATGCTATCGAGGAGAGATCTTCAGAGAGAATTCTTTCATTCTCTTTTGGAAAATGCTGTCTTAGCAGAGGTGTTTCTAGCACTGCATTCATCCGGCAAGTGATTTATGGGGAAGACCGGTTGCTCATTGTGCAGTCAGAAGAAATTGACGAGCTTAAAATGCTGCATCTTAAGCTTCCA GTTTCTTATATTTCCCAAAACTGGCCTGTTCAACATGTGGCAGCTAGTCAAGATGGAATGTACTTAGCTGTTGCTGGTCTTCATGGTTTGATATTGTATGATATACGACTGAAAAGATGGAGAGTATTTGGAGATGTTACCCAGGAACAAAAGATTCAGTGTAAGGGCTTGCTATGGCTGGGAAAGATTGTCGTTGTCTGCAACTATATTGATTCTTCCAACAC GTATGAATTGCTCTTTTACCCAAGGTATCACCTTGATCAAAGCTCATTGCTTTGTCGAAAATCATTGCTTGCGAAACCGATCGTGATGGATGTGTACCAAGATTATATACTGGTTACATATAGACCATTTGATGTCCATATATTTCATGTGAAGTTATTTGGTGAATTAACTCCTGCAGGAAATCCAGATTTACAG CTTTCTGCAGTACGAGAACTTTCAATTATGACTGCCAAGAGCCATCCTGCAGCAATGCGATTCATTCCCGATCAACTCCCACGAGAACCTATTTCAAAAAATTACATTTCATCTTCATCAGATTCATTAACAGGAGAACCAGCAAG ATGTTTGATATTGAGATCAAATGGGGAGCTTTCACTTCTTGATTTGGATGATGGGCGGGAAAGAAATCTTACCGATTCAGTTGAGCTTTTTTGGGTCACTTGTGGCCAGTCTGAGGATAAAACAAATTTGATTGAGGAAGTTTCATGGTTAGATTATGGTCATCGGGGCATGCAG GTTTGGTATCCATCTCCAGGTCCTAATTCTTTTAAGCAGGAGGATTTCTTGCAG tTGGATCCGGAGCTGGAGTTCGATCGTGAAGTATACCCATTGGGACTTCTTCCGAATGCTGGTGTAGTTGTTGGTGTTTCCCAGAGAATGTCATTTCCATCAAGTGCAGAGTTCCCATGTTTTGAGCCATCTCCTCAAGCGCAAACTATACTGCACTGCCTACTCCGCCATCTTCTTCAG AGGGACAAAATTGAGGAAGCTTTAAGGCTGGCAGAACTATCAGCAGAAAAGCCTCATTTTTCGCATTGTCTAGAGTGGCTTCTGTTTACAGTATTTGAAGCAGATATATCCAG GCCAAACGTAAATAAGAACCAGACCTCAGTTCTTAAACCTTCAAAAACTCTTTTGGAGAAGACCTGTGATCTTATCCGAAATTTTCCAGAGTACCTAGATGTTGTTGTAAGTGTTGCAAGAAAAACAGATGGTCGTCATTGGGCAGATTTGTTCTCTGCTGCTGGAAGATCAACAGA GTTGTTTGAGGAATGTTTTCAACGTAGATGGTACCGAACTGCAGCTTGCTATATACTT GTTATTGCCAAACTTGAGGGTCCTGCTGTGAGTCAGTACTGTGCTTTACGGTTATTACAG GCAACACTCGTTGATTCTTTATATGAGCTTGCTGGGGAGCTG GTGAGATTCTTGTTAAGATCAGGAAGGGAGTATGACCAAGCATCAGCTGATTCAGATAATTCAGATAAAATGTCTCCCAGATTTTTAGGCTATTTTCTTTTTCGTTCTACTGAGCGCAAACAAGCATTGGATAAAAG CGCCTCATTCAAGGAACAAAGTGCCCATGTCACCTCAGTTAAGAATATTTTAGAAAACCATGCTAGTTACTTGATGGCTGGGAAAGAGCTCTCTAAGCTTGTTGCATTTGTAAAAGGCACTCAGTTTGATTTAGTG GAATATCTACAACGCGAAAGAAATGGCAGTGCTAGGCTGGAGAATTTCGCTGCAGGGCTTGAACTCATAAGCCAAAAG CTTCAAATGGAAACATTACAGAGCCGATTGGATGCCGACTTTCTCCTGGCTCATATGTGCTCTGTCAAATTTAAGGAATGGATAGTTGTCCTGGCTACTCTCTTAAGACGCTCCGAG GTTCTTTTTGACTTATTCCGTCATGATTTTCGGTTATGGAAAGCTTACAGCAGCACCCTGCAG TCACACCCAGCATTCATTGAATATCAAGATTTATTGGAAGACCTGGAAGAGAAACTTTCATCTGTTGCAAATGAGGAAGAAAAATGA
- the LOC123891844 gene encoding uncharacterized protein LOC123891844, which yields MGNWKKQGMSDYQVFHDHLQFSSYNRKPPVDDKFSSVPLWEKKFCASIGSVSWRKLIEGKRYMYLYDNVVNWDDSAVKEAFDKAKYRFWAEINGFPYDIPLPDPNIYIDNVDWNASVDHKLFLELEREEEVCQNKEEKGEDAVILGISLLFDQSFSGPGWGDEEEKEEYDWKNSQNVSQDQFPSLSRIVVSNNAANGWESNQHENNETNSWERYRSPVDEHAKEYGWQNGHNISQGWNQREQYGGDLCNKYQQGRNGGNRNWGNWNGYYKKRENMSWSKNPGYRHGNEYQMNRGRRNQGGGGGGRTRNFTYVDKLRINLNRFNTIHFPILQFADDTVLVGERSWANVWTIKSILRGFELVSGMKINFVESKLYGINVDEYFLEAAANFLLCRAETVPFKFLGLPLGANPRRLITWKPVVESMRKRLSCWNGRHLSIGGRVTLINSVLSSLPLYFFSFFKAPKGVINDLIKLQRNFMWGGGMDEKKLCWVRWEHICLPKDKGGLGVKNLKTFNQSL from the exons ATGGGTAATTGGAAAAAACAAGGGATGAGTGATTATCAAGTGTTTCATGATCACTTGCAATTCTCATCTTACAACAGAAAACCACCTGTGGATGATAAGTTTTCGTCAGTACCTTTGTGGGAAAAGAAGTTTTGCGCATCGATTGGTTCAGTCTCATGGCGAAAGCTGATAGAAGGCAAGAGGTATATGTATCTGTATGACAATGTGGTAAATTGGGATGACTCTGCTGTCAAAGAGGCATTTGACAAAGCAAAATACAGGTTTTGGGCTGAGATCAACGGCTTTCCCTACGATATACCGTTGCCTGATCCTAACATTTATATTGACAATGTAGATTGGAATGCAAGTGTTGATCACAAACTTTTTCTGGAGTTGGAAAGAGAAGAAGAGGTATGCCAAAACAAGGAAGAAAAAGGTGAGGATGCTGTGATTCTTGGGATTTCTTTACTCTTTGATCAATCCTTTTCAGGTCCGGGATGGGGGgacgaagaagaaaaagaagaatatgacTGGAAAAATAGTCAAAATGTTTCTCAGGATCAATTCCCATCTTTGAGCCGCATAGTTGTTTCAAATAATGCGGCTAATGGATGGGAATCAAACCAACATGAAAATAATGAAACAAACTCTTGGGAACGGTATCGTTCTCCTGTTGATGAGCATGCAAAAGAATATGGATGGCAAAATGGTCACAACATTTCTCAGGGATGGAACCAGAGGGAGCAATATGGCGGTGACTTGTGTAACAAGTACCAACAAGGAAGAAATGGTGGGAACAGAAATTGGGGAAATTGGAATGGATATTacaaaaagagagaaaacatGTCATGGTCTAAGAACCCTGGATATCGTCATGGTAATGAGTATCAGATGAATCGAGGAAGAAGAAACCAaggaggaggaggtggtggAAGGACAAGGAATTTTACTTATGTGGACAAG TTAAGGATTAATCTAAATCGATTTAATACAATTCACTTTCCAATTCTTCAGTTTGCAGACGACACAGTGTTAGTAGGTGAAAGATCGTGGGCTAATGTATGGACTATCAAATCAATTTTAAGAGGCTTTGAACTAGTTTCCGGAATGAAGATCAACTTTGTGGAGAGTAAGCTTTATGGGATCAATGTTGATGAGTATTTCTTGGAGGCTGCAGCCAACTTTTTGCTTTGTAGGGCAGAAACAgttccttttaaatttttgggATTGCCGTTGGGAGCCAATCCGAGAAGGTTGATCACGTGGAAGCCGGTAGTAGAGTCGATGAGAAAAAGACTAAGTTGTTGGAATGGACGTCATCTATCAATTGGAGGTAGAGTTACTTTGATAAATTCGGTCCTTTCTAGTTTGCCGCtttatttcttttccttttttaaggCTCCTAAAGGAGTTATCAATGATCTTATAAAACTACAACGCAATTTTATGTGGGGTGGAGGAatggatgaaaaaaaattatgttgggTTAGATGGGAACATATTTGTTTACCAAAAGATAAGGGTGGCTTAGGggtgaaaaatttgaaaactttTAACCAATCTTTATGA